One Hylaeus volcanicus isolate JK05 chromosome 8, UHH_iyHylVolc1.0_haploid, whole genome shotgun sequence genomic window, GATTTAGGGAAActagaaaatttgttgaaagcGCAGAAAATGACGTAAGTAATCGTAATACATACTATTAATGATGACTaagtattttgttaattttcttatatatatgcACAGGATAGCACATTTATGgatgctgatataaatatgaCACAAATTGCAAATTCGACTGCTTTATCTGATGTTACTTTGATCAATAATAATGAATGTGCTACATCCACTTTGAGCAATGATCATCTGAGAAGTACATCAACATTGTATACTTCTTCAACGTCTAGTCTATCTCGTATTTCACTCGACTCCAGAGATTCGCATGATGGTatgaatttatacaaaaattttaggATCTAATTTAATACTTGATTTAATCATGTAAGGTATGGCTTAAATACCTCTGCCACAAATCgattataaaaatcatttacaatatttaacaaatcTGTGGTTATTACagtatattaatgtattttattctttacacatttttttttattattaagtttaATATAGACTTACAAATATAAGAGGTAGATTCTAATAGACTGTACGAGTTAGacattattgtaattaataatacccAAATTATTATAGTTAAAGCGTGATTACAAGTTGaataaaagattatttttgCAGAATTCTACCGTACATGCCTTTACACGGATAGTACTGACAAACCTGAATTACAAAACGAAGATTAGTTATGATTGATCCAATGAATAAAACTGTAGTAATCACAATATTGAACTTCACACTAAACTTCCaatagaattttgtaaataaaaaatgatagagAATACGATATactattatgtaaattttatctaaaaaagatgtaaaagataaacaaaaatgtaaaataataaaaaagctgaaatatgtttaatttgatatttaccAACCAAATTTACTCTTTCCTGACTTGAGATCAcagatgaaacaaatttttacctAGATAAAAAgcttaaacaataaataaaaaataatcaatatattatatcatgttaaatgaatacaaatttgcTTGAAGGTTAAGTAAACAAAAccaaataatgaaatgaagTTCTACAAGTTACTATTTatagtaactttaatattcagaTAATTTTTACTTCATCCTTTATCACAGACGAGGttataaaacaacaaaataagAAGTACAAAGTatcttaatattaaatttactcaTTGTATACTAATTACTGttagtacaaaaaatatataaaaatctcaaatgaagtaatataaataagaacATATTTCAGgaacataaaataacaatttacgATTCACTGTTAGGTAAAAATGTTAACAGGTTACTGTGGTTATATCGTAATCacgtgatttttgtttactctACTTTGAGTAACCTCGCGTAACCTCTATAAACCTCGACCGTGATATAAACAGAGAATTTCGCGCGtcaaattaaatctttgaTAGACAAAATGACGGCTCCACAAACTCATCAAACAGAATTAATAACACTGGCAGAATTAGCAGGAATTTCGGCAATTCCAGGAGTTTATCGGTAATAATACAAAACTAATAAACATAACCTTTACAACTCGTTTTGACAACTTCAATGAGATAACTGTAGAGTTATACTAAAATGTTTTGACATTTTGCGACGGGTGTTATCTTGAAAGTATTTGTAaagttataaaattgtaagacACCTagtatacattaataaatttacgaatcatgacaatagttacaaatACCTAATTTATCGTTATACTTTTAGTATTATACTGGAACTTTTAGCACTTAAAATATCACCAGAGGACATATACATtcttttgaaacaaatatgtCCACAATCATCAGACAAACAACAAGGTATTAACAATGTTGAAGAAGCACCTGATGTATTAACCACACATTAAAGTGTATCTTTCTATATttgattgtttaaattaatttgtatcttttttttacataattacatcattgttaaagaaaatcattaattataaacgaattataaataaagtatacaaaatataaataatatttcttacgtgatatcttcaatatttcaaacaacCTGCTCTTGCCAATTCGTCAGCCA contains:
- the LOC128881547 gene encoding uncharacterized protein LOC128881547 encodes the protein MTAPQTHQTELITLAELAGISAIPGVYRIILELLALKISPEDIYILLKQICPQSSDKQQGINNVEEAPDVLTTH